Proteins encoded in a region of the Streptomyces sp. NBC_01471 genome:
- a CDS encoding TetR/AcrR family transcriptional regulator, which translates to MENGQVADDEVADGGARAGKRAVGRPRRIEPETIVATARRIIEKEGAGALSMRRVAKEVGVTPMALYHHVRDKDELLMLTLSGIADGFPRPDLPADPRARMLAVSVHIHDVLRQIPWVVEILTLGDLTDRAALWMVDEIIGAGLTCGLSETRAVHAYRTIWHCIYGDLVFGNTMAKRAAEQEPDRRRPFPELLADQDGVALPHLTALAGHWVEVTESYDIAEQLEAVVDGLLSRA; encoded by the coding sequence ATGGAGAATGGGCAGGTGGCAGACGACGAAGTTGCGGATGGCGGGGCGCGGGCAGGCAAGCGGGCCGTGGGCCGGCCCCGGCGGATCGAGCCGGAGACGATCGTCGCAACCGCGCGGCGCATCATCGAGAAGGAGGGCGCAGGAGCCCTTTCCATGCGCCGGGTCGCGAAAGAGGTCGGCGTCACCCCGATGGCGCTGTACCACCATGTTCGCGACAAGGACGAGCTGCTGATGCTCACCCTGTCCGGCATCGCGGACGGCTTCCCCCGCCCCGACCTTCCCGCGGACCCACGCGCGCGGATGCTCGCGGTGTCGGTGCACATACACGACGTACTGCGTCAGATTCCCTGGGTCGTCGAGATCCTCACGCTCGGGGATCTGACGGACAGGGCCGCGCTGTGGATGGTCGACGAGATCATCGGCGCCGGCCTCACCTGCGGGCTCAGCGAAACCCGGGCCGTGCACGCGTACCGCACCATCTGGCACTGCATCTACGGCGATCTCGTCTTCGGTAACACCATGGCGAAACGTGCGGCCGAACAAGAGCCGGACCGCAGGCGCCCCTTCCCCGAACTGCTGGCGGATCAGGACGGGGTCGCTCTGCCACACCTCACGGCTCTGGCCGGCCACTGGGTCGAGGTAACGGAGTCGTACGACATCGCGGAGCAACTGGAGGCGGTTGTCGACGGGCTGCTGAGCCGGGCCTGA
- the alr gene encoding alanine racemase, giving the protein MRARAEIDLGALRANVRALRARAPRAQLMAVVKADAYGHGMLPCARAALAAGADWLGTATPQEALALRAAGIRARLLCWLWTPGGPWREAIEADIDVSVGGMWALDEVLDAARAGGRTARIQLKADTGLGRGGCQPADWPELVGAAVAAEAEGLADVTGIWSHFACADEPGHPSIAAQQARFDEAIAYAEKAGLSPEVRHIANSPAVLTLPEAQYDLIRPGVALYGISPVPQLGSAADFGLRPVMTLSARLGLVKHVPAGHGVSYGHHYVTPTETTLGLVPLGYADGVPRHASGKGPVLVGGRLRRVAGRVAMDQFVVDLEGDELLPGAEAVLFGPGDRGEPTAEDWAGAADTIAYEIVTRIGPRVDRVYVNEEPDDQQPDDQQSDDR; this is encoded by the coding sequence ATGCGAGCGCGCGCCGAGATCGATCTCGGCGCGCTGCGCGCCAATGTGCGGGCGCTGCGCGCCCGTGCGCCCCGTGCGCAGCTCATGGCAGTGGTCAAGGCGGACGCGTATGGCCACGGCATGCTCCCCTGCGCCCGGGCCGCACTCGCGGCCGGAGCCGACTGGCTCGGTACCGCGACCCCGCAAGAGGCTCTGGCGCTGCGCGCCGCGGGCATCCGGGCCCGGCTGCTCTGCTGGCTGTGGACGCCCGGCGGGCCGTGGCGGGAGGCCATCGAGGCCGACATCGACGTGTCCGTGGGCGGTATGTGGGCGCTCGACGAGGTACTGGACGCGGCGCGGGCCGGTGGCCGTACAGCCCGTATCCAGCTCAAGGCCGACACCGGTCTCGGGCGGGGCGGATGCCAGCCCGCCGACTGGCCCGAACTCGTCGGCGCCGCAGTCGCCGCCGAGGCCGAGGGCCTGGCCGACGTCACGGGGATCTGGTCGCACTTCGCATGCGCCGACGAGCCGGGCCATCCGTCCATCGCCGCACAGCAGGCCCGCTTCGACGAGGCCATCGCGTACGCGGAGAAGGCGGGGCTCAGCCCGGAGGTCCGGCACATCGCCAACTCGCCGGCCGTGCTGACGCTGCCCGAGGCGCAGTACGACCTGATCCGTCCGGGCGTCGCGCTCTACGGTATCTCGCCCGTACCGCAGCTCGGCAGCGCCGCCGACTTCGGCCTGCGCCCGGTCATGACACTCAGCGCCCGCCTGGGCCTGGTCAAACACGTACCGGCGGGGCACGGCGTCAGCTATGGCCACCACTACGTCACCCCGACCGAGACCACGCTCGGCCTGGTCCCCCTCGGGTACGCGGACGGGGTCCCGAGGCACGCTTCGGGTAAGGGCCCTGTGCTGGTCGGCGGCCGATTGCGGCGGGTCGCGGGCCGGGTCGCCATGGACCAGTTCGTCGTGGACCTGGAGGGGGACGAACTCCTTCCGGGGGCGGAGGCGGTTCTGTTCGGGCCGGGTGACCGGGGCGAACCGACCGCGGAGGACTGGGCCGGGGCCGCGGACACGATCGCGTACGAGATCGTCACCCGCATCGGGCCGCGCGTGGACCGTGTGTATGTGAATGAGGAACCGGACGATCAGCAACCGGACGATCAGCAGTCGGACGACCGGTAG
- the rimI gene encoding ribosomal protein S18-alanine N-acetyltransferase gives MRWWDIAPVLELEHELFPDDAWSEGMFWSELAHARGPAATRRYVVAETAERIVGYAGLAAVGGTGDVQTIASARDQWGTGLGAELLSDLLKHATDFECAEILLEVRVDNIRAQKLYERFGFEPIGFRRGYYQPGNVDALVMRLELRPEMGLAQGTEIHG, from the coding sequence ATGCGCTGGTGGGACATCGCCCCCGTGCTGGAGCTCGAACACGAGCTGTTCCCCGACGACGCCTGGTCCGAGGGCATGTTCTGGTCCGAGCTGGCCCACGCACGTGGGCCGGCCGCGACCCGCCGGTATGTGGTCGCGGAGACCGCTGAGCGGATTGTCGGCTACGCGGGCCTCGCGGCGGTCGGCGGCACCGGCGACGTGCAGACCATTGCTTCGGCCCGGGACCAGTGGGGCACAGGGCTCGGCGCCGAGCTCCTGAGTGATCTCCTCAAACACGCCACCGACTTCGAGTGCGCCGAGATCCTTCTCGAAGTACGAGTCGACAACATCCGTGCCCAGAAACTCTACGAACGCTTCGGCTTCGAGCCCATCGGCTTCCGTCGCGGCTACTACCAGCCGGGCAATGTGGATGCGCTCGTCATGCGCCTCGAACTTCGCCCGGAAATGGGCCTCGCACAAGGAACAGAGATCCATGGCTGA
- a CDS encoding holo-ACP synthase translates to MIVGVGIDVAEIERFAAALERTPEMAQRLFLPDELLLPGGERRGIASLAARFAAKEALAKALGAPGGLRWTDAEVFVEDGGRPRLRVTGTVAARAAELGVQSWHVSLSHDAGVASAVVIAEG, encoded by the coding sequence GTGATTGTCGGAGTCGGGATCGATGTCGCGGAGATCGAAAGGTTCGCCGCGGCGCTGGAACGTACCCCCGAGATGGCCCAACGGCTCTTCCTGCCGGACGAGTTGCTACTGCCGGGCGGTGAGCGGCGGGGTATCGCCTCGCTGGCAGCCCGGTTCGCGGCCAAGGAAGCGCTGGCCAAGGCGCTCGGCGCACCCGGTGGGCTGCGCTGGACGGACGCCGAGGTCTTCGTGGAGGACGGCGGCCGCCCCCGGCTGCGGGTGACCGGCACGGTGGCGGCCCGCGCAGCCGAACTGGGCGTGCAGTCGTGGCATGTCTCACTCAGCCATGACGCGGGGGTGGCCTCGGCCGTCGTGATCGCCGAGGGGTGA
- a CDS encoding DUF222 domain-containing protein: protein MTIQTDQTRQTAGVGRATRAIQATRSGTDRPTYAAQTAVLDRSEPAPRASFSPLDPLGASVGPYGPVGPEGLDGPGPVDPDGQGGPGPVDPDGQGGPGPVDPDGQGGPGPVDPDGQGGQDRASERRPPGAPALPDPPAPSAFPTSGAPSTPGAPAASPSPAGPQTPDDWAAHLRQAAPSAQTAALLGALESEQLSPRGRIDALAVLERHAAWFAARQVHLLADIAAHAEAAPPSSERDIDTQLLNNGEYAAEEVACALRISNSTATERLQIAKELAGQYANTLGLLEGGEICYMQARNLANACRVLEPKAAARVESAMATKMPTQATGQSSRALRRQVIKADPEGYQRRLELGTKEREIVRYPQDDGMVTWGATVPAELGARFDQAVDAHATTLVVDDRTLSQRRVDALADLILNRPVLLSGPSHTPATPEAPTPHQSVPGRPAPATALVHVTVPLDVLIGASEDPAELKGYGPVTATQARTIAFAEGTIWRRLITHPKTGLLIKTDPTTYRPSAEAERHVVARDQQCAFPSCRMPAQRCDLDHVKEFDHAHPESGGQTVPENLIPICRRHHLMKHRGNWTVTRDSVTGITTWVSPTGHIYLNTPRNYAE, encoded by the coding sequence ATGACCATCCAGACTGATCAGACGCGCCAAACGGCAGGGGTCGGCCGGGCGACCCGGGCGATCCAGGCAACCCGGTCGGGGACCGACCGGCCGACGTACGCAGCCCAGACCGCGGTGCTGGACAGAAGTGAGCCCGCACCACGTGCTTCGTTCAGCCCGCTCGACCCACTTGGCGCATCGGTGGGACCCTACGGGCCGGTCGGTCCCGAGGGGCTGGACGGACCGGGGCCGGTCGATCCTGACGGGCAGGGCGGACCGGGGCCGGTCGATCCTGACGGGCAGGGCGGACCGGGGCCGGTCGATCCTGACGGGCAGGGCGGACCGGGGCCGGTCGATCCTGACGGGCAGGGCGGGCAGGACAGAGCCTCCGAGCGTCGGCCGCCCGGCGCACCTGCCCTGCCCGACCCACCCGCTCCTTCGGCATTCCCAACTTCTGGAGCTCCCTCAACTCCAGGGGCTCCAGCAGCTTCACCGAGCCCAGCCGGCCCGCAGACGCCTGACGACTGGGCCGCCCACCTACGGCAAGCAGCTCCCTCAGCCCAGACTGCTGCGCTCCTCGGCGCCCTGGAGTCAGAGCAACTGTCGCCACGCGGACGGATCGATGCTCTGGCTGTCCTGGAGCGCCACGCAGCATGGTTCGCCGCCCGCCAAGTCCATCTGCTGGCCGACATCGCAGCACATGCCGAGGCAGCGCCGCCCTCCAGCGAACGCGATATCGACACCCAGCTCCTGAACAACGGGGAGTACGCGGCCGAAGAAGTGGCCTGCGCCCTGCGCATCAGCAACTCGACCGCCACCGAGCGCCTTCAGATCGCCAAGGAACTGGCCGGTCAGTACGCCAACACACTCGGCCTGCTCGAAGGCGGAGAGATCTGTTACATGCAGGCCAGAAACCTGGCCAACGCCTGCCGAGTCCTCGAACCGAAGGCCGCCGCCCGAGTCGAGTCGGCCATGGCGACGAAGATGCCCACCCAGGCCACCGGCCAGAGTTCCCGAGCTCTGCGGCGCCAGGTAATCAAGGCAGACCCGGAGGGCTACCAGCGCCGACTGGAGCTGGGGACAAAAGAACGGGAGATCGTCCGCTACCCACAGGACGACGGAATGGTCACCTGGGGTGCCACGGTACCGGCGGAGCTCGGCGCCCGCTTCGACCAAGCAGTAGACGCCCACGCCACGACCCTCGTCGTGGACGACCGCACCCTCAGCCAGCGCCGAGTGGACGCTCTGGCCGACCTCATTCTCAACCGGCCTGTGCTGCTCAGCGGCCCTTCCCACACACCTGCGACACCCGAGGCACCCACACCCCACCAAAGCGTCCCTGGACGACCGGCGCCCGCCACCGCACTCGTGCACGTGACGGTGCCCCTAGACGTACTGATCGGCGCGAGCGAGGATCCGGCAGAGCTGAAGGGCTATGGCCCCGTCACCGCCACACAGGCCCGCACCATCGCCTTTGCCGAGGGAACGATCTGGCGGCGCTTGATCACTCACCCGAAGACAGGCCTGCTCATCAAGACCGACCCCACCACCTACCGACCCAGCGCCGAAGCCGAACGACATGTCGTCGCCCGGGACCAGCAGTGCGCCTTCCCTTCATGCCGTATGCCGGCACAGCGATGCGACCTTGACCACGTCAAGGAGTTCGATCATGCCCATCCCGAGTCCGGCGGTCAGACAGTCCCGGAGAATCTCATCCCGATCTGCCGTCGCCACCACCTCATGAAGCATCGCGGCAACTGGACGGTCACGCGGGACTCAGTCACCGGAATCACCACTTGGGTCAGCCCGACCGGCCACATCTATCTCAATACGCCTCGTAACTACGCGGAATAG
- the tsaD gene encoding tRNA (adenosine(37)-N6)-threonylcarbamoyltransferase complex transferase subunit TsaD: MADEPLVLGIETSCDETGVGIVRGTTLLADAVASSVDTHARFGGVVPEIASRAHLEAMVPTIERALKEAGVVATDLDGIAVTAGPGLAGALLVGVSAAKAYAYALGKPLYGVNHLASHICVDQLEHGPLPEPTMALLVSGGHSSLLLAPDITADVRPLGATIDDAAGEAFDKIARVLNLGFPGGPVIDRLAREGNPKAIAFPRGLTGSRDAAYDFSFSGLKTSVARWVEAKRAAGEEIPVRDVAASFQEAVVDVLTRKAVRACKDEGVDHLMIGGGVAANTRLRALAQERCERAGIRLRVPRPGLCTDNGAMVAALGAEMVARNRTASDWDLSADSSLPVTDPHVPGVAGGHGAGSGHVHHDHDHVHEISKDNLYS; encoded by the coding sequence ATGGCTGACGAACCTCTCGTACTCGGCATCGAGACCTCCTGCGACGAGACAGGGGTCGGCATCGTCCGCGGTACGACGCTGCTCGCGGACGCCGTCGCATCGAGTGTCGACACGCATGCCCGCTTCGGCGGAGTCGTTCCTGAGATCGCTTCGCGGGCGCACCTGGAAGCGATGGTTCCGACCATTGAACGTGCGCTGAAGGAAGCTGGGGTCGTCGCGACGGATCTCGACGGCATCGCAGTGACGGCGGGGCCCGGTCTCGCCGGAGCACTGCTGGTCGGCGTATCCGCGGCGAAGGCGTACGCGTACGCGCTGGGCAAACCGCTCTACGGCGTCAACCACCTGGCCTCCCACATCTGTGTGGACCAGCTGGAGCACGGGCCACTGCCCGAGCCGACCATGGCGTTGTTGGTGTCGGGCGGACACTCGTCGCTGTTGCTGGCACCCGACATCACTGCGGACGTCCGTCCCCTGGGCGCGACGATCGACGACGCGGCCGGCGAGGCCTTCGACAAGATCGCGCGGGTGTTGAACCTCGGCTTTCCAGGCGGTCCGGTCATCGACCGGCTGGCACGGGAGGGAAATCCGAAGGCCATCGCGTTCCCGCGCGGTCTGACCGGGTCGCGTGACGCGGCGTACGACTTCTCGTTTTCCGGGCTCAAGACATCAGTGGCGCGCTGGGTCGAGGCGAAGCGGGCGGCGGGCGAGGAAATCCCGGTGCGCGATGTGGCGGCGTCGTTCCAGGAGGCGGTTGTCGACGTGCTGACGCGTAAGGCCGTCCGTGCGTGTAAGGACGAAGGCGTCGACCACCTCATGATCGGCGGCGGCGTCGCCGCCAACACCCGGCTGCGCGCGCTCGCCCAGGAGCGGTGCGAACGGGCCGGTATCCGGCTGCGGGTGCCACGTCCCGGGCTGTGTACGGACAACGGCGCGATGGTCGCGGCGCTCGGTGCGGAAATGGTGGCGCGGAACAGGACGGCATCGGACTGGGATCTGTCTGCGGACTCGTCGCTGCCGGTGACGGACCCGCACGTGCCTGGGGTCGCGGGGGGCCACGGGGCGGGATCTGGGCACGTTCATCACGATCATGACCACGTGCACGAGATCAGTAAGGACAACCTCTACTCATGA
- a CDS encoding alpha/beta fold hydrolase, translated as MSESTSANVAQAAAAGANWRRAGGFAGAAIGVLAAGAAAGVAVERLTVGRGMRKKARLALDASGPYGSLRGLPGRAIADDGTGIHYEVDACTPGSHTGARDRGDGGEPHGARAAGAARDGAAGARKRRLSGRGAAQPVTVVFSHGYCLSQDSWHFQRAALRGIVRTVHWDQRSHGRSERGRAQADGVPVTIDQLGRDLKAVIDAAAPEGPLVLVGHSMGGMTMMALGDQFPELVRDRVVGSAFVGTSCGRLGEVSFGLPVAGVNAVRRVLPGVLKALGSQTELVERGRRATADLFAGLIKRYSFGSKDVDPGVARFAERLIEGTPIDVVAEFYPAFTDHDKADALAAVFAEVPALVLAGENDLVTPSAHSQFIADLLPAAELVLVPDAGHLVMLEHPEIVTGRLTELLARVGAVPADANVGLYGRPAQPGS; from the coding sequence GTGAGCGAGAGCACCAGCGCGAATGTGGCCCAGGCCGCCGCGGCGGGCGCCAACTGGCGCAGAGCGGGTGGCTTCGCCGGCGCCGCGATCGGTGTACTCGCGGCCGGTGCGGCGGCGGGCGTGGCGGTCGAGCGGCTGACGGTCGGCCGCGGCATGCGCAAGAAGGCGCGGCTCGCCCTCGACGCGTCGGGCCCGTACGGCTCCCTGCGCGGCCTGCCGGGCCGGGCGATCGCCGATGACGGCACCGGGATCCACTACGAGGTCGACGCCTGCACACCGGGGTCGCACACGGGTGCACGGGACCGGGGCGACGGCGGGGAACCGCATGGAGCCAGGGCGGCCGGGGCAGCCAGAGACGGGGCGGCCGGGGCGCGTAAGCGGCGACTGTCCGGGCGTGGGGCGGCTCAGCCCGTCACGGTCGTCTTCTCGCACGGCTACTGCCTCAGCCAGGATTCCTGGCACTTCCAGCGCGCGGCGCTGCGCGGCATCGTCCGTACCGTCCACTGGGACCAGCGCAGCCACGGCCGCTCGGAGCGCGGAAGGGCACAGGCTGACGGCGTACCGGTCACCATCGACCAGCTCGGCCGCGATCTGAAGGCAGTCATCGACGCGGCAGCACCGGAGGGGCCTCTGGTGCTGGTGGGGCATTCGATGGGCGGTATGACGATGATGGCGCTCGGCGACCAGTTTCCCGAGCTGGTCAGAGACCGGGTCGTCGGCTCCGCGTTCGTCGGCACCTCCTGCGGGAGGCTCGGCGAGGTCAGTTTCGGGCTGCCGGTGGCAGGTGTGAACGCGGTGCGGCGTGTGCTTCCCGGCGTACTGAAGGCCCTCGGCTCCCAGACCGAGCTGGTGGAGCGGGGGCGGCGGGCCACTGCGGACCTGTTCGCCGGACTGATCAAGCGGTACTCGTTCGGTTCGAAGGATGTCGATCCCGGAGTGGCCCGGTTCGCGGAGCGGCTGATCGAGGGGACACCGATCGACGTCGTCGCGGAGTTCTATCCGGCCTTCACCGACCACGACAAGGCGGACGCGCTGGCCGCGGTCTTCGCCGAGGTGCCCGCGCTCGTCCTGGCCGGCGAGAACGATCTGGTGACGCCGAGCGCGCACAGCCAGTTCATTGCCGATCTGCTTCCTGCGGCCGAACTGGTCCTCGTTCCCGATGCCGGGCACCTGGTCATGCTCGAACATCCGGAGATCGTGACCGGTCGGCTGACCGAGCTGCTGGCGAGGGTGGGCGCGGTACCGGCAGACGCTAACGTTGGCCTGTATGGACGCCCCGCACAGCCCGGCAGCTGA
- the tsaE gene encoding tRNA (adenosine(37)-N6)-threonylcarbamoyltransferase complex ATPase subunit type 1 TsaE, whose product MDAPHSPAADTAAAFAIRLTIDSPDRMQELGRRLAVLLRPGDLVMLSGELGAGKTTLTRGLGEGLGVRGAVTSPTFVIARVHPPLGAGPALVHVDAYRLGGGLDEMEDLDLDVSLPDSVIVVEWGDGKVEELSDDRLRVVIERGVGDTDDDRRVVTVSGVGTRWVEETQRAGLDGLRALGEA is encoded by the coding sequence ATGGACGCCCCGCACAGCCCGGCAGCTGACACGGCCGCCGCATTCGCCATCCGACTGACCATCGATTCCCCCGACCGTATGCAGGAGTTGGGCCGTCGCCTCGCAGTGCTGCTGCGCCCAGGCGATCTGGTGATGCTCTCCGGCGAACTCGGCGCGGGCAAGACCACCCTCACCCGCGGCCTGGGCGAGGGCCTCGGCGTGCGCGGGGCGGTCACGTCCCCGACCTTCGTCATCGCCCGCGTCCATCCGCCGCTGGGCGCCGGTCCCGCGCTGGTGCATGTGGACGCGTACCGCCTGGGCGGCGGGCTCGATGAGATGGAGGACCTCGATCTGGATGTCTCGCTGCCCGACTCGGTGATCGTGGTCGAGTGGGGGGACGGGAAGGTCGAGGAGCTGTCGGACGACCGGCTCCGGGTGGTCATCGAGCGGGGTGTGGGCGACACGGACGACGACCGCCGCGTGGTGACGGTCAGCGGGGTCGGAACGCGCTGGGTGGAGGAGACGCAGCGGGCGGGCCTCGACGGGCTTCGCGCGCTCGGGGAGGCCTGA
- the tsaB gene encoding tRNA (adenosine(37)-N6)-threonylcarbamoyltransferase complex dimerization subunit type 1 TsaB, protein MLLLAVDTATPAVTAALHDGTSVVAESSRTDARRHGELLLPAVDHVLAEAGLKLDAVTGIVVGVGPGPYTGLRVGLVTAATFGSALGVPVYGLCTLDGLAYASGLDGPFVVATDARRKEVYWARYDGFRTRLGEPAVDRPADIAAQVAGVPAVGAGALLYPDTFHDARAPEHVSAGALAALAAEKLARASSAGEIGADGTDAAGTGADGTGADRSSAGAVGVERGDAVVAEGFLPVTPLYLRRPDAQVPKNYKVVTPQ, encoded by the coding sequence GTGCTCCTGCTCGCCGTTGATACCGCCACGCCCGCTGTCACTGCCGCCCTCCACGACGGAACATCCGTGGTCGCCGAGTCCAGTCGGACCGACGCCCGCCGTCATGGGGAACTGCTGCTGCCCGCCGTCGACCATGTCCTCGCCGAAGCCGGTCTGAAACTGGACGCCGTCACGGGCATCGTCGTCGGCGTCGGGCCGGGACCTTACACCGGGCTGCGCGTCGGGCTGGTGACGGCCGCCACGTTCGGCTCCGCGCTGGGCGTACCCGTGTACGGGCTGTGCACGCTGGACGGCCTCGCATACGCGTCGGGGCTTGACGGCCCCTTCGTCGTCGCGACGGACGCCCGGCGCAAGGAGGTCTACTGGGCGCGGTACGACGGATTCCGCACCCGGCTGGGTGAGCCCGCCGTGGACCGGCCCGCGGACATTGCCGCACAGGTCGCGGGGGTGCCTGCTGTGGGGGCCGGCGCCCTGCTCTATCCCGACACCTTCCACGACGCCCGAGCTCCCGAACACGTATCGGCCGGGGCCCTCGCGGCGCTGGCGGCCGAGAAACTGGCGAGGGCAAGCAGTGCCGGCGAGATTGGTGCTGATGGAACCGACGCTGCTGGAACCGGCGCTGACGGAACAGGTGCCGACAGATCCAGTGCCGGTGCCGTCGGGGTGGAGAGGGGCGACGCGGTTGTCGCCGAAGGGTTCCTTCCGGTCACGCCGCTCTATCTGCGGCGCCCCGACGCCCAGGTACCGAAGAACTACAAGGTGGTCACCCCGCAGTGA
- a CDS encoding NAD(P)H-hydrate dehydratase, producing the protein MRTAYSVETVRTAERELMARLPEGALMQRAAAGLAAACADLLGKVYGARVVLLIGSGDNGGDALYAGARLARRGAGVAAVLLAPDRAHQGGLRALLAAGGRVDDVSVVGRADLVVDGITGIGGRGGLRPDAVAALWAVSDTVPVVAVDLPSGVSADTGEVVGEAVRADATVTFGAYKPALLIDPAAEYAGALRLVDIGLDLPVVPDLESLQYADVAELLPMPSAESDKYRRGVVGIVAGSARYPGAAVLAVAGALRGGAGAVRYVGPAADAVIARFPETLVHAGPPAKAGRVQAWVVGPGLGDDTSAVDDVLASDVPVLVDADGLRLLDASAVRARSAPTLLTPHAGEAAALLDVSREEVEGARLASVRALASRYGATVLLKGSTTLVAAPSGDTPVRVNPTGTPWLATAGSGDVLSGLAGSLLAAGLEARDAGSVAAYLHGLAARRASGGAAVVAQDVADGIAGAWRDVCG; encoded by the coding sequence ATGCGTACTGCTTACAGCGTGGAGACCGTACGGACCGCCGAGCGCGAACTGATGGCGAGGCTGCCGGAGGGCGCCCTCATGCAGCGGGCCGCCGCCGGGCTCGCCGCGGCCTGCGCGGATCTGCTGGGGAAGGTGTACGGCGCGCGGGTCGTGCTGCTCATCGGGAGCGGGGACAACGGAGGAGACGCCCTGTACGCGGGCGCTCGGCTGGCGCGGCGCGGTGCGGGGGTGGCGGCGGTCCTGCTGGCACCCGACCGGGCCCATCAGGGCGGCCTGCGGGCGCTGCTCGCGGCCGGCGGGCGGGTCGATGACGTATCGGTGGTCGGCCGGGCCGACCTGGTGGTCGACGGGATCACCGGTATCGGCGGCCGGGGCGGACTGCGGCCCGATGCGGTGGCCGCGCTGTGGGCGGTGTCCGACACGGTGCCGGTGGTGGCCGTGGACCTGCCGAGCGGGGTGTCCGCCGATACGGGCGAGGTCGTCGGCGAGGCCGTACGGGCGGACGCGACCGTGACGTTCGGCGCGTACAAGCCGGCGCTGCTCATCGACCCGGCCGCCGAGTACGCGGGTGCCCTGCGGCTCGTGGACATCGGGCTCGATCTGCCCGTCGTACCGGACCTGGAGTCGCTCCAGTACGCGGACGTGGCGGAGCTGCTTCCGATGCCCTCGGCGGAGAGCGACAAGTACCGGCGCGGCGTCGTCGGCATCGTCGCCGGATCCGCCCGTTATCCGGGAGCGGCGGTGCTGGCCGTGGCGGGTGCGCTGCGGGGCGGGGCCGGGGCAGTGCGGTACGTCGGGCCTGCCGCCGACGCGGTGATCGCACGGTTCCCGGAGACGCTGGTGCACGCCGGGCCCCCGGCGAAGGCGGGACGTGTCCAGGCGTGGGTCGTGGGTCCCGGTCTCGGGGACGACACGTCGGCGGTCGACGACGTACTGGCATCCGATGTTCCGGTGCTGGTGGACGCGGACGGGCTGCGGCTGCTGGACGCGTCGGCCGTACGGGCCCGGTCGGCGCCCACCCTGCTCACCCCGCACGCGGGCGAGGCGGCCGCGCTGCTCGACGTGTCACGGGAGGAGGTCGAGGGGGCTCGGCTCGCGTCGGTACGCGCGCTGGCTTCGCGTTACGGAGCGACCGTCCTGCTCAAGGGCTCGACCACCCTCGTCGCGGCCCCTTCGGGCGACACGCCGGTCCGGGTGAACCCGACCGGCACCCCCTGGCTGGCCACGGCCGGCAGCGGCGACGTGCTCTCGGGCCTGGCGGGCTCACTGTTGGCGGCCGGACTCGAGGCCCGGGACGCGGGCTCCGTCGCGGCCTATCTGCACGGCCTGGCGGCCCGTCGGGCTTCCGGCGGGGCCGCTGTGGTCGCCCAGGACGTGGCGGACGGGATCGCGGGGGCCTGGCGGGATGTCTGCGGGTGA